The stretch of DNA cctcaagttacctccacacactcctcaactcatCGGCTCTGCTAGTTGAAATTGGTCTCACACTCCTCCACTCATTTTTATTTCTCAATTCGACAAACAAAATCAtatctcaattgaattctttcttaattcctttaagtaataaaagtcatacatATTAATTGGATTAGATCTCGGAAGATCTCATCAAATTCCCTCCCAATTATTAATTACATTGGATTAGAACCTAAATTTAGAGTTGACATGTCTTCCCAAGAGAGGATATATAGCAACATCGAGTTGCTCACCATAGGCCAAAGAAGGAGATGCTAAGAACCCACACTCACTCCATGCAAGATTTGAACCCCaaaaatataaattgtataacgttattatttattatgatggatatatatataattgatcccTTACCTACCCAAGTGCTAACTATATGCCTTGTGAAGCTTGTGTGAAGAGTGATGTCAAGACATGGAGCAGTTTGTGTGAAGCTTGTGAGCTTATCACTCATGGGAGCATTAATTGAAGGCTGCAATGTCGGGTGGAAAGAAGAATAAATGGAAACAAGTAGAGACTGCCTTTGAATTCGAAATGACCCAAACACAATTATGATGATgtttttgtatgtatgtatgtatgtatgtgaagaaaagagaaatatcgagtgaaacaatgatcaagaaagaaagaggttttttctcttaataaatagctgctttttttttcttttaagaattcTTAGGTGTAACCATATATGCCTTCAACTCAAGAATAATCATAGAATTTGGGTAATTTTGATCTTCCAATCTACTGCACACTTCAAATAAGGTTGGGGTAGAGTATAGTGAATCTATTTGATGACATGTCCAAAAATCTATCTACGATCCTCTTTCGATGCTCAAGTTGATAGAGACGACGATAGTACAGTACTAAAAAGAGACTaatatgatgttgatgatgatagtAGTCGTCGATCCACCTTAGAATATTCTCTACAATCGTAAGATGGATTAGTAGTACATACACTTAGGACATTAGTGATGATGGTGTACCAGATATACTCATCGAAAAATTAGAATAGAATTTGTTGTCATGGTGATTTTGTCTTGATTGACTACGACTACCATAGTACAGTAGCAATGTGTGGTGTTGGTGAGTGAGCTCGACGATGAAGAATGTTGTTGTAGTGCCACTTTCTCAAAGTTTGAACTTCTCGCTTGTAAGGCCCGATTGGAAGGAAATATGTCGCATTCGCTTGATGAATCGGTCATAAACAACAGCTCATGAGCACCCAAATCACAGTCATCTGTCCAATCGAGCTTGGTGGAATGATCGGCGATTGGGGATGGAGAGGATTGAACATCACTTTGAAAAGGAAGATTAGGTTTGAGTGGCACAAAAAGAAAGTTGGTTTTGGAATTCCTATATTTTTAGGATgacatattaaatatttatttcaagGTGGATTATGATTAACCTCTTATCTCCGAATCATATCTTTTGAGTCTTAAAGGGATTTAAATTATTTGGAGAATCACAAATTCAAGTACAAAAAGAATCACTTATAAATTagagttttttttgttttataaatatcatatatatatatatatatatatatatatatatatatataaggacttATAAGGTATTATGAAAAGATACGATTGACATCTCGATTAGGCTACTGTAGTTTTGATCTACGTGTGTAAAGATGTCCAAAGTGTAATTGAAGTGTTTCTAAAGCGAAAACGTTAAGTTACCACTTACATAAAAACTGAGGTCGTAAGATCTCTTTAATATCCAAGTTAGTAGTCCGAAGTAAATAAATACGTAAAAAGTGATCTGTGCGATAAGAAAATTTTATACTTAATTATAGAGAGACGAAATATTATGTGAAGAGGGCATCCTTAATTATCTCTAATAATCTATCTTTATCCTTTTGTCCACACAACTATTCCTCGAAATTTTTGACGTACACAAAGGATCAAAACTCAAGATATAATTTTATCCATTATATTTGATGATTATCTCCatgaatgtaaaaaaaaaaaaaccaaatcatgtaaatattatattatcttcTCTGATCTGAGTCTTATCGCTGATTTCTGAATTTTCTGCTTTGGTTCGAAGGTCTTTTTCTTCTCTCGAACACTGGCTCGCTCTCGAATATCGAGGAGGATGGCGGTGTTagattgtttggtcactgtttaagCGGATAATTGAAAGGATAATGTTAGAATAAGTAGTTTCGCCTGTGGAGAAAGAAGCAAAATACAAATGAACGCCACCGACACACTTCATCATCCCCATGGCGGCCGCAGTGCGTGCATGGCCCGCTACAGCTTTGAGAAGGAGACTTTTTTGGCGTCGCCACCAGTGGTTGCATGCACCAACTGCCACGAGATGAGCTCCGACAAAGAACAAGGACAGCTATTATCTGCGTTTGTATATATGCAGATGGTTGCGAACGATAGGTATCAGCACATGAAAAGACGAATAAAGTGATGGCTAACTTTAACTACCAAGTCAATCTTAGATCAatgtctttcttcttcttcttcttcttcatcttcttcttcaatatTCATAAAGACCTTCGATCTTAGGTCTTTTTTGTCGTCTGCTGTAAGGAGGAAGACATGAAGAAGCATGTCACCTTTCGGACAGAGCATCCAAGGTCACTCTGTATAGGTGAGGAGACTCATCTTGCAAAATAGAGGGAGGGGGGTCACCGATCTTTTAAGTCTCTTCCCACACTTCGATTTATATCTTTATGGCTtcatttttagataattttttatctaaaatattttaatatttttctctCTCATCACATGAACAATAATATATATGATTGTGATGATATCGTTCGGATCAACCTGATTCAATTTAAACCGAGGTGTGTAAAAAGTTCAATATGGTCGAAGGTTCAAACGCTTCCATTACGAATGAGGGAGACTCGTCGACTACGAGGTGTGTAAAAAATTCAATGTGATCGAAGATTCAAACGTTTTCTTTATGGAGATGAGAGACTCATCATAGTCTGTCGACTTATACAAAGATCAAGATACGATAGGTTTTCAAACATAGCTCCTCCGAAGTAGAAtaattttagtaaataataattaatctcgATTATCATATCCAGCTTTTTATAGTAGGCAAATCAAAAGATTCATTTGACCTATTATTTTGGACTATGTTTGAAATATATTTCGACATTGATTGTATTGTCACGTGTCGAGTTGCGatgaaagtaaatattttttttattaatatagatAACCACGAAGAACGTGGAAaattttaaatgtgttacataCTCGTCTATGAAATGAAAAAGATTGATAGCGTCTCGTCGTCGGCTAGCTCATGCGGTTAGCTAGTCATTTAAAGCGTCAGATATGGATCGTCCCAACACATCTCGCCACCAATCATGCACGATGACGAAAACTATTTCTCATCTTTTCTTTGATATGTTAATTTCTATATGATCATgactcaaaaaaaaagaaaagaaaagaaaaaggaagtgaTGAGACAAGACAGATCACCTAAAGATGCCTTCATCCTCTTCCACGGGTCATCTTTGTATAGATTAAGTGATATCTCGGACTAAAGATATGCTAAGATTTGCTCTCAAGAGGTTTTCACTGTCGATCCTTACTATATTATATTAAATCTCAAAATAAAATTCTTAATTTAGAAAAGAACTCCAAGTTTTTCTTCTCCCACGACATTTCGTAattcaattttttaaatttattttgaatatttaCTAACTTGAACGACGGAGAAACGTTAGGGAGGTGAAAGCTAGGAACTTGTCCTTGtatctcctcctccaccgcctaAAGTACTAGTAGCTAGAAGGACCACCATCAATTATTtgtgaagaagagaaaagaatggTTCCTTGAGCTACAAGATAAGAGCAATGGCCTCGGTAGGCCACGTTCCCTCTCGTCGACTATGAGAGCGACTCTGCCTCGTGTGTCTTCGTTTTCACTACCTTACTATAAATCTAATTTTGACGTGCATTTACTCTCCACATTGATCTTTGATTCCAATTAGTTGCAACTCACCAGTGTTTTGGTAGTTGTTCATAAGTCAAGTAGTTGACGAAAGATTCCTTGGTAATGTTGAGGCATATGATTAACCTATGTGATCTCTTCATAAATCTTTTCTTAGGTCTTCACTGAAAGATTATatctatccatatatatatatatatatataatgtagtcTATATAAGGGGCAGCAAGTGAAGCTTATGTTAGCGGAAAAGAAGACTGGCAGTAGAGGAAGCCTCATTTGGATAGGGGGACGCGACCAGAGATGATGAAGCTGAGCTTTCTTCTCCTGTTGGCCGTAGCGATAGCTCTTGGAAGTTGTGCGAGAGGCCAAGCTGAAGGCTTGAAGAAGGGCTTCTACAAGAAGAGTTGCCCTCAGGCTGAGGAAACCGTTCGGAGCATCATATGGAATCACGTCTCGAGCAACTCGGAGCTGCCTGCAAAGTTGCTGAGGCTGTTCTTCCATGACTGCTTCGTCAGGGTACGTACGAGTAAGTTTTGTTCGAGGAAAGGGAGAGGTCGGCAAATAACATGCATGCGCATTCGCATTCTCGATGACAGGGTTGTGATGCCTCCATCTTGATCGAGTCGACCTCCGACAATACTGCCGAAAAGGACGCAGGCCCGAACCTATCGCTAGCAGGCTTCGATGTCATCGAAGAGGTGAAGACGTCATTGGAGACGGCATGCCCGGGGACGGTCTCGTGCGCAGATATAGTTGCATTGGCGGCGAGGGACTCTGTCTCCTTCCAAGTACTGTTCCTGAGCTAAAACTACAGTGGTTGTGGTCATCGATGGTGGCGCTCACGGATGCATACATTTGCAGTTCAACAAGCTTCTGTGGAAGGTGAAGACCGGGAGGAGGGACGGCACAATCTCCCGGCGATCGGAGGCCCTCTCCGACCTCCCTTCGCCGGCCTCAAACTTCTCGGTGCTGGCCGGGCAATTCGCGAACAAAGGCCTCCACGTCAAGGATCTCGTCGTCTTGTCAGGTATAGTTGGGTCGACCATAGGCCGATCCCGTAGTAAATTCGAGTCGGCGTCACGCGTCTACTGCTTCATGCACTGTGCGAGGTAAACAACGGTTGTTGATAACGTTCGCTGTTACGAGGACGACCGCTGGCGTCGTGCAATCATACACAAGAAGCACTGTGGCGTGATTCATGGCGGCCGGTGGTCGTTGGGCTGTCTCATCGACGAAACCGGGTTCCGTCGTGCAAGCAGTGCCGAGGGGAATAGCCAAAATTATTTTGGATCTGTAGCGGCGTCGCTTGATACGACGACAGCTTGTGGGGGGTGCAACGTGGGCTCGCCGAGCGACTAGACTATGTCGACATTGCTTTTACTGTTGTTGCTTTAACGaaggggaggaggaaggaagaagaagaggaagggtaCCAGCAATTCGTGTTGAAAACCTACTTTGACTGCAGGTGCACACACCATCGGGGTCGGGCACTGCAACCTGTTCAGCCAGAGGCTGTACAACTTCACCGGGCAGAACGCGGAGAACGACACCGACCCGTCGCTGGACCCGACCTACGCGGCGTTGTTGAAGACCAAGTGCAGGAGCGTGGCGGACAACACCACGACGGTGGAGATGGACCCGGGGAGCAGCACCGACTTCGACAACCACTACTACGCCAACCTGCAGGAGAGGAAGGGGCTGTTCGTGTCCGACGCCGCACTCCTCACGGACCAGCGGTCGGCCAAGCTGGTGGGCAAGCTGCTGCACCCGGGAGACTTCTTCGACGACTTCAAGAACTCGATA from Musa acuminata AAA Group cultivar baxijiao chromosome BXJ2-11, Cavendish_Baxijiao_AAA, whole genome shotgun sequence encodes:
- the LOC135626985 gene encoding peroxidase 3-like; translation: MMKLSFLLLLAVAIALGSCARGQAEGLKKGFYKKSCPQAEETVRSIIWNHVSSNSELPAKLLRLFFHDCFVRGCDASILIESTSDNTAEKDAGPNLSLAGFDVIEEVKTSLETACPGTVSCADIVALAARDSVSFQFNKLLWKVKTGRRDGTISRRSEALSDLPSPASNFSVLAGQFANKGLHVKDLVVLSGAHTIGVGHCNLFSQRLYNFTGQNAENDTDPSLDPTYAALLKTKCRSVADNTTTVEMDPGSSTDFDNHYYANLQERKGLFVSDAALLTDQRSAKLVGKLLHPGDFFDDFKNSITRMGAIGVLTGTDGEIRNKCSVVNS